From Neisseria musculi, the proteins below share one genomic window:
- a CDS encoding phage tail tape measure protein, with the protein MANGLMKLVLSLTGRDDGARRLLAETERQLKRTALSKAQLARANKPYEVAGIRSEKAIQREIRATEAAYNRLRRSGLASQNDLARAARATKQRVAELNAELGKGSRLQKAFAVGAAGMAAGTAAFAVLKPAMDDKKQLNANINQVARQAFIEDDSKSAQWIATEGAKQVKELALELIKQNGGNADSALGMISAMMTNGMSFKEVQADAQTSYAAMMAASENGQYNPDDTAKLMKVLKDAGFNGKDLGLAFEKALQSGLDGNFEIADMVRELPALLPQAQAAGLNGMQGFEYLLALLQSAANKSGTTSEAATNVGNILNKTLSADTVKRLSKLDNPAAPGKGIDWEGSVLRGKANGENAIQVLSRLVDQMLAKDKEYAGYKAKAEQGDKTAAEQMNMMHGFVLSKVMPDLQAKQGLFAASDLEQINKYLQSLAGVTYDNGKVARLNEARMMTDAAKQERDKSIAMMTESLTEPLISFQTGLMGISAEFPNAALAAKALTAAATAAAGALGLVAMANGKGLGDFLPGKNGGGAPKGGAGGRWFGKIGKLFNAKTSFGLGLLLRSESLNAGEDERMAKMREAWRANKPYLPVQPPPRLRAEPLAPLKPAEPLKPAEPLAPVITQQTAAYQAAIAEQTAQYHAALAADTAAVTGSLNAINGTLGGLNQTIQNNIAVTLDGRVIANEVSRHQVLMFGRGAGQ; encoded by the coding sequence ATGGCAAACGGTTTGATGAAATTGGTGTTGTCGCTTACGGGGCGCGATGACGGTGCGCGCCGCCTGCTTGCCGAAACCGAGCGGCAGTTAAAGCGCACGGCGTTATCCAAAGCTCAATTGGCGCGGGCAAACAAACCTTATGAGGTTGCGGGAATCCGCTCCGAAAAAGCAATACAGCGCGAAATCCGCGCAACGGAAGCCGCTTATAACCGCCTGCGACGTAGTGGCTTGGCATCGCAAAACGATTTGGCACGGGCGGCGCGGGCGACCAAACAACGTGTGGCGGAGCTTAATGCCGAGTTGGGCAAAGGTTCGCGGCTGCAAAAGGCTTTTGCAGTCGGGGCGGCCGGCATGGCTGCCGGAACGGCCGCTTTTGCTGTGCTCAAGCCTGCGATGGACGATAAAAAACAGCTTAATGCCAACATCAACCAAGTGGCGCGACAAGCATTTATCGAGGACGACAGCAAGTCGGCGCAATGGATTGCAACCGAGGGGGCAAAACAGGTTAAAGAGCTGGCGTTGGAGCTGATTAAACAAAATGGCGGTAATGCGGATTCCGCGTTGGGCATGATTAGTGCCATGATGACAAACGGCATGAGCTTTAAAGAGGTGCAGGCAGACGCGCAAACATCTTATGCGGCCATGATGGCAGCCAGCGAAAACGGGCAATACAACCCCGACGACACCGCAAAACTAATGAAAGTGCTTAAAGATGCGGGTTTTAACGGCAAAGACTTGGGCTTGGCATTTGAAAAGGCTTTGCAGTCGGGATTGGACGGCAATTTTGAGATTGCCGACATGGTGCGCGAGCTGCCCGCGCTGCTGCCGCAGGCGCAGGCCGCCGGCCTGAACGGCATGCAGGGGTTTGAGTATTTGCTGGCGCTGCTTCAGTCGGCGGCAAACAAATCGGGCACAACCAGCGAGGCGGCTACCAACGTTGGCAATATCCTTAACAAAACATTGTCGGCAGATACGGTTAAACGCTTGTCCAAACTTGACAATCCGGCAGCCCCCGGAAAAGGCATCGATTGGGAGGGCTCGGTTTTGAGAGGCAAGGCCAACGGCGAAAATGCCATACAGGTGTTAAGCCGCTTGGTGGACCAGATGCTGGCAAAAGACAAAGAGTATGCCGGATATAAAGCCAAAGCCGAGCAGGGCGACAAAACCGCCGCCGAACAAATGAATATGATGCACGGGTTTGTGTTGTCTAAAGTGATGCCTGACTTGCAGGCAAAGCAAGGCTTGTTTGCCGCCTCGGATTTGGAGCAAATCAACAAATACCTGCAATCGCTGGCGGGCGTTACATACGATAACGGCAAAGTGGCGCGCCTCAATGAGGCAAGGATGATGACCGATGCAGCCAAGCAGGAGCGGGATAAATCAATTGCCATGATGACCGAGAGCCTCACCGAGCCGCTGATAAGTTTCCAAACCGGCTTGATGGGGATTTCGGCCGAGTTTCCGAATGCTGCGTTGGCGGCCAAAGCGTTAACCGCTGCGGCAACGGCTGCTGCGGGCGCATTGGGGTTGGTGGCAATGGCAAACGGCAAGGGGTTGGGGGATTTTTTACCGGGCAAAAACGGCGGCGGTGCACCCAAAGGCGGGGCGGGCGGCCGATGGTTTGGCAAAATCGGCAAACTTTTTAATGCCAAAACAAGTTTTGGTTTGGGTTTGCTGTTGCGTTCAGAAAGCCTGAACGCGGGCGAAGACGAGCGCATGGCAAAGATGCGCGAGGCTTGGCGAGCCAACAAGCCCTATCTTCCCGTGCAGCCGCCGCCGCGGTTGCGGGCGGAGCCGCTGGCCCCGCTTAAGCCGGCCGAGCCGCTCAAGCCAGCCGAGCCGCTTGCGCCCGTTATTACCCAGCAAACCGCAGCCTATCAGGCCGCGATTGCGGAGCAAACCGCGCAATACCATGCGGCGCTGGCCGCCGATACCGCAGCCGTTACCGGCAGCCTTAACGCCATCAACGGCACGCTGGGCGGGCTTAATCAAACCATCCAAAACAATATTGCCGTAACGCTCGACGGGCGTGTGATTGCCAACGAGGTGTCGCGGCATCAGGTGTTGATGTTTGGCAGAGGGGCAGGCCAATGA
- a CDS encoding TetR family transcriptional regulator, translating to MAKAGISAEAVANMCHAELTAWFDDILASLGIKKPSDDGVIISRRLPKP from the coding sequence ATGGCCAAGGCGGGCATATCCGCCGAGGCCGTCGCCAATATGTGCCACGCCGAGCTGACGGCATGGTTTGACGATATTTTGGCAAGCCTGGGCATTAAAAAGCCGAGTGATGACGGAGTGATTATCTCAAGGCGGCTGCCCAAGCCATAA
- a CDS encoding phage tail protein has product MSDATYVGAVIMEVNGQDVEIVSIKPQTTTGRKPVKTMNRQGRVKGYADGVTEHKLSVTAAIPIDGTEIDWDNITKAKITIYPINKEERRTSYIDCFTVETSEQYEVDNEARIDIEMVALHKITE; this is encoded by the coding sequence ATGAGCGACGCAACCTATGTCGGCGCGGTGATTATGGAGGTTAACGGCCAAGACGTTGAGATTGTGAGCATCAAGCCGCAAACCACCACAGGCCGCAAACCCGTTAAAACCATGAACCGCCAAGGGCGCGTGAAAGGCTATGCCGATGGCGTAACCGAACACAAACTGAGCGTTACCGCCGCCATCCCCATCGACGGCACAGAAATTGATTGGGATAACATCACCAAAGCCAAGATTACCATCTACCCCATCAACAAAGAGGAGCGCCGTACATCGTATATCGACTGCTTTACCGTCGAGACCAGCGAGCAGTATGAGGTTGATAACGAAGCGCGCATCGACATCGAGATGGTGGCGCTGCACAAAATCACGGAGTAA
- a CDS encoding phage tail sheath subtilisin-like domain-containing protein: MKVDFDTIPGSIRVPGRYIEFNTKTAVSGLPQNPQKMVLIALMTAAGSQTPNVPVNLFSDVQAADLFGAGSWAHLCVRQAFTNNQYLDLTVIGVADAADGAQAATAGVTVSGLPATAGTATVVLGGVAYATSVNADDTPDTVAGRLRTLLGTADSPAAAGSAAAVSLTAKCKGEIGNELALSASTTATGLKVSVTPFSGGEGNADISAALNAVAGKRYHIVCSAFGDDANAKRLSAHLTAVSNAIEKRGAIGVIGQRGTLAAATTFAGKLNDGRISVPWYKRAVEGSAIIAAGYAAVLAFEEDPAKPLNTLEVKGLGITSDADWPVYAELNNALYNGITPLTVVNNKVQILRAVSTYTKNATGTDDPALLDITTIRTLDYVRDAVDQRVALRFPREKLHERTPKKVRSEILDVLLKLEEAEIIESVMANAHLLIVERDPNDPNRLNVVIPVDVVNGLHVFAARIDLYL, from the coding sequence ATGAAAGTGGATTTTGACACCATTCCCGGCAGCATCCGCGTGCCCGGGCGATACATCGAATTTAACACCAAAACCGCGGTTAGCGGCCTGCCGCAAAACCCGCAGAAAATGGTGCTGATTGCGCTGATGACGGCGGCGGGCAGCCAAACGCCCAATGTGCCGGTTAACCTGTTTAGCGATGTGCAGGCGGCCGATTTGTTCGGCGCCGGCTCGTGGGCGCATTTGTGCGTGCGCCAAGCGTTTACCAATAACCAATATTTGGATTTGACCGTAATCGGCGTGGCCGATGCCGCCGACGGCGCGCAGGCCGCTACTGCCGGCGTTACCGTTTCCGGCCTGCCGGCCACAGCCGGCACCGCCACCGTGGTGTTGGGCGGCGTGGCTTATGCCACATCGGTTAATGCCGATGATACCCCCGACACCGTGGCCGGCCGTTTACGTACCCTGCTGGGCACGGCGGACAGCCCGGCGGCGGCAGGTTCGGCGGCGGCGGTAAGCCTGACGGCCAAATGCAAGGGCGAGATCGGCAACGAGCTGGCATTGAGCGCGTCAACCACGGCCACGGGCTTAAAAGTGAGCGTTACCCCGTTTTCCGGCGGCGAGGGCAACGCCGATATTTCCGCCGCGCTCAACGCGGTGGCGGGCAAACGCTACCACATCGTGTGCAGCGCGTTTGGCGACGATGCCAACGCCAAGCGCCTGAGCGCCCATCTGACCGCAGTATCCAATGCCATCGAAAAACGCGGCGCCATCGGCGTTATCGGCCAGCGCGGCACATTGGCAGCCGCCACTACGTTTGCAGGCAAACTCAACGACGGCCGCATCAGCGTGCCGTGGTATAAGCGCGCCGTTGAGGGCAGCGCCATTATTGCCGCAGGTTATGCGGCGGTGTTGGCATTCGAGGAAGACCCGGCCAAGCCCCTGAACACGCTTGAGGTTAAGGGCTTGGGCATCACATCGGATGCCGATTGGCCGGTTTACGCCGAGCTTAACAACGCCCTTTACAACGGCATCACCCCGCTGACCGTGGTTAACAACAAGGTGCAGATTCTGCGTGCGGTGTCCACATACACCAAAAACGCCACCGGCACCGACGACCCCGCCCTGCTCGACATTACCACCATCCGCACGCTGGATTATGTGCGCGATGCGGTAGACCAGCGTGTTGCCCTGCGCTTCCCGCGCGAAAAACTGCACGAACGCACGCCGAAAAAAGTGCGCTCGGAAATCCTCGACGTGCTGCTCAAACTGGAAGAAGCCGAAATCATCGAGAGCGTGATGGCCAATGCGCATCTCTTGATTGTGGAGCGCGACCCCAACGACCCCAACCGCCTGAATGTGGTTATCCCGGTAGATGTGGTTAACGGCCTGCACGTGTTTGCCGCCCGCATCGACCTGTATCTTTAA
- a CDS encoding DUF2635 domain-containing protein, whose product MDKIKVVAADGLRVPKEGRAHDYIGQEPVSVPDTLYYRRLLADGDLLAAVDPEPATKKGSK is encoded by the coding sequence ATGGACAAAATCAAAGTAGTGGCCGCCGACGGCCTGCGTGTGCCCAAAGAGGGCCGTGCGCACGACTATATCGGCCAAGAGCCTGTGAGCGTGCCCGACACGCTGTATTACCGCCGCCTGCTGGCCGACGGCGACCTGCTGGCAGCCGTTGACCCTGAACCCGCCACCAAGAAAGGCAGCAAGTAA
- a CDS encoding phage protein Gp37, producing the protein MITDIEQAITGRLKNGLGRMVRTVKSYNGEADDLAGQIHTLPAVWVTYGGSKIETVGSPAGLRGARYQDTAEFVVMAATRNLRSEAAQRQGGIDAREIGSNDLIRAIRRLLDGQRLGFADSRGLVPKAVRAIANHVLVQQAAVGIYAIEYSICFSGVGLENGRYPEHTDDPASPDYIFAKYQGSLSEPWPDLQGITGKIYDPATGAEVGADINLKKD; encoded by the coding sequence GTGATAACTGATATTGAGCAGGCGATTACAGGCCGTCTGAAAAACGGTTTGGGGCGCATGGTGCGCACCGTTAAGAGCTACAACGGCGAGGCCGACGATTTGGCCGGGCAAATCCACACCCTGCCCGCGGTTTGGGTAACGTATGGCGGAAGCAAAATCGAAACGGTAGGCTCGCCGGCGGGTTTGAGGGGCGCGCGTTATCAGGACACCGCCGAGTTTGTGGTAATGGCCGCCACCCGCAACCTGCGCAGCGAGGCGGCGCAACGGCAGGGCGGCATCGACGCCCGCGAAATCGGCAGCAACGATTTAATCCGCGCCATCCGCCGCCTGCTGGACGGCCAGCGGCTGGGGTTTGCCGACAGCCGCGGGTTGGTTCCCAAAGCGGTGCGTGCGATTGCCAATCATGTTTTGGTGCAGCAGGCTGCGGTGGGCATATATGCAATCGAGTACAGCATCTGCTTTAGCGGCGTCGGGTTGGAGAACGGCCGCTACCCGGAGCATACCGACGACCCGGCCAGCCCCGATTATATTTTTGCCAAATACCAGGGCAGCCTATCCGAGCCGTGGCCTGATTTGCAGGGCATTACCGGCAAGATTTACGACCCCGCAACCGGCGCGGAGGTGGGCGCCGATATCAACCTTAAAAAGGATTAA
- a CDS encoding gp436 family protein: MAYATVGDMVARFGDLEVIQITDRNQDGEIDDDVARVALEDATAEIDAYLGRFSRPFADTPPILVRLCCDIARYRLTAASGVLITEEIRNRYKIDVLDLLRAIAKGDVQLGVDGTGGEIAAADNGVIFANAKNKVFGRDN, encoded by the coding sequence ATGGCTTATGCAACCGTCGGCGATATGGTGGCGAGGTTTGGCGATTTGGAGGTAATCCAAATCACCGACCGCAACCAAGACGGCGAGATTGACGACGATGTGGCGCGGGTGGCCTTGGAGGACGCAACGGCGGAAATCGACGCCTATCTCGGCCGTTTCAGCCGACCTTTTGCCGATACGCCGCCGATTTTGGTGCGGTTGTGCTGCGACATCGCCCGTTACCGCCTTACTGCCGCCTCGGGCGTGCTGATAACCGAAGAAATCAGAAACCGCTACAAAATCGACGTGCTCGACTTGTTGCGCGCCATTGCCAAAGGCGATGTGCAGTTGGGAGTGGACGGCACGGGCGGCGAAATCGCGGCGGCGGATAACGGCGTTATTTTTGCCAATGCCAAAAACAAGGTGTTTGGACGTGATAACTGA
- a CDS encoding Mu-like prophage major head subunit gpT family protein: protein MDKSAILTAITAAFRKEFQTGLESVKPSYTAIAMTVPSTTAINTYAWLGKFPKMREWVGQRQIEKMAKEAMSLANKKFEATVGVERTDIEDDQVGMYRPMMAAMGESAAALPDDLVWSLLKQGKTTTCYDGQYFFDTDHPVNSKTDGTGSNTPTVNITTGTDEGVPSWYVIDDTKTLKPLVFQSRTEPEFEAKFDPAKSDKVFMEDVYLYGSRRRCAAGFGLWQLAHLAEKTALTKANLEKIIVKMQRIEANGGYKLDVKPSLLVVPPELEGIARELLEADKIDGTTNTFKGRLKLHVSVHL, encoded by the coding sequence ATGGATAAATCAGCCATTTTAACCGCCATCACGGCAGCTTTCCGCAAAGAATTCCAAACCGGTTTGGAATCTGTAAAGCCGTCTTACACCGCCATTGCCATGACCGTGCCGTCGACCACCGCCATCAACACTTATGCGTGGCTCGGCAAGTTTCCGAAAATGCGCGAATGGGTGGGCCAACGCCAAATCGAAAAAATGGCAAAAGAGGCCATGAGCCTGGCCAATAAAAAGTTTGAGGCCACCGTAGGCGTGGAGCGCACCGACATCGAAGACGATCAGGTTGGCATGTACCGCCCGATGATGGCTGCGATGGGCGAATCCGCCGCCGCGCTGCCCGATGATTTGGTGTGGAGCCTGTTGAAACAAGGCAAAACCACCACCTGCTACGACGGCCAATACTTTTTTGACACCGACCACCCCGTAAACAGCAAAACCGACGGCACCGGCAGCAACACGCCCACCGTCAACATTACCACCGGCACCGATGAGGGCGTGCCCAGCTGGTATGTTATTGATGACACCAAAACGCTGAAGCCGCTGGTGTTCCAGAGCCGCACAGAACCCGAATTTGAGGCCAAGTTTGACCCGGCCAAATCGGACAAAGTATTTATGGAAGACGTTTACCTTTACGGCTCGCGCCGCCGCTGCGCCGCCGGCTTTGGTTTGTGGCAACTCGCCCACCTGGCCGAAAAAACCGCGCTGACCAAAGCCAACTTGGAAAAAATCATCGTCAAGATGCAGCGCATCGAGGCAAACGGCGGCTACAAGCTCGACGTCAAACCCAGCCTGCTGGTGGTGCCGCCCGAGCTGGAGGGCATCGCACGCGAGCTGTTGGAAGCCGACAAAATCGACGGCACCACCAACACCTTTAAGGGCCGACTGAAACTGCACGTGTCGGTGCATCTGTAA
- a CDS encoding phage protease, producing the protein MPKDKLTLAACSFEVAPKDGRIQLLPYGEFRAVDGRPFDAPAWYLTEENGRDLVELANASRNQLVVDYEHQTLHKEKNGQPAPAAGWMRCLDFTPKGLFADVEWTDKAAAAIAAKEYRYISAVFGYDTKGYVRKIYHAALTNYPALDGMDEVLAAASAQFFKSQTEQNPMKELLQQLFGLPQATEEELTAALTALLQAKPQNVALSADIYKELAEKDGKIAALSACPQGKPDPTQYAPVELVQQLQSQLAALTAERAADKGAELITAALAAGKLLPAQKEWAESVLKQDGGFAFLSGYIDNAQPVAALAGTQTGGLPAGENIAALTAEEAAAAKMLGMSHAEFAKIKTEKDDK; encoded by the coding sequence ATGCCTAAAGACAAATTAACCCTTGCCGCATGCAGTTTTGAGGTGGCCCCGAAAGACGGCCGCATCCAACTTTTGCCCTACGGCGAGTTTCGGGCGGTTGACGGCCGCCCGTTTGACGCCCCCGCGTGGTATCTCACAGAGGAAAACGGCCGTGATTTGGTCGAGCTGGCCAATGCATCGCGCAACCAGCTGGTGGTCGACTATGAGCACCAGACCCTGCACAAGGAAAAAAACGGCCAGCCCGCGCCCGCCGCAGGCTGGATGAGATGTCTGGATTTTACGCCCAAGGGTTTGTTTGCCGACGTGGAGTGGACGGATAAGGCGGCAGCAGCCATCGCCGCCAAAGAATACCGTTATATCTCGGCGGTGTTTGGCTACGACACCAAAGGCTATGTGCGCAAAATCTACCATGCCGCGCTGACCAATTACCCGGCACTCGACGGCATGGATGAGGTGTTGGCGGCAGCGTCGGCACAGTTTTTTAAATCCCAAACGGAGCAAAACCCGATGAAAGAGTTGTTGCAACAACTGTTCGGCCTGCCGCAGGCGACCGAAGAAGAGCTGACTGCGGCGCTGACCGCGCTGTTGCAGGCCAAGCCGCAAAACGTTGCCTTGTCGGCCGACATCTATAAAGAGTTGGCCGAAAAGGACGGCAAAATCGCCGCCCTTTCCGCCTGCCCACAAGGCAAACCCGATCCTACGCAATACGCCCCCGTTGAGCTGGTGCAGCAGCTGCAAAGCCAGCTTGCCGCGCTGACCGCCGAGCGTGCCGCCGATAAGGGCGCCGAGCTGATTACCGCCGCGCTGGCCGCAGGCAAACTGCTGCCCGCGCAGAAAGAGTGGGCGGAGAGCGTGCTCAAACAAGACGGCGGCTTTGCGTTTTTAAGCGGCTATATCGACAACGCGCAGCCGGTGGCCGCACTGGCCGGCACGCAGACAGGCGGCCTGCCCGCCGGCGAAAACATCGCCGCGCTGACCGCCGAAGAGGCGGCCGCCGCCAAAATGCTCGGCATGAGCCATGCCGAGTTTGCCAAAATCAAAACCGAAAAGGACGATAAATAA
- a CDS encoding phage virion morphogenesis protein — protein sequence MIEVQIDNLFVVQNQLERLGSGVENRYLLMRRLSETMHKGVRDNFRAGGRPKWLGLKYRNGKPLNDTGALRNSFSTFSDNDTALVGTNLVYAAIHNFGGMAGRGRKVRIPQREFLVLSNDDKQALMDDVQDYFANLIG from the coding sequence ATGATTGAAGTCCAAATCGACAACCTGTTTGTGGTGCAAAACCAACTCGAACGCTTGGGCAGTGGCGTGGAAAACCGCTATCTGCTTATGCGCCGCTTATCGGAAACCATGCACAAAGGCGTGCGTGATAATTTCCGCGCGGGCGGCCGGCCGAAATGGTTGGGGCTGAAATACCGCAACGGCAAGCCGCTGAATGATACCGGTGCGCTGCGCAACAGCTTCAGCACCTTTTCCGACAACGATACCGCGCTGGTCGGCACCAATCTGGTTTATGCTGCGATTCACAATTTCGGCGGCATGGCGGGACGTGGCCGCAAGGTGCGCATTCCGCAGCGTGAATTTTTGGTTTTGAGCAACGACGACAAGCAGGCTTTAATGGATGATGTGCAGGATTATTTCGCCAATCTTATCGGCTGA
- a CDS encoding phage head morphogenesis protein gives MPKINFALGLPPEKAIEWLKTKQVTAENYRNLTDSEIAKVYTIARMTDLDMLNDIKQSMVKAVSDGQSYADWHKDILQHLQNKGWLHPNGHNGHDIIDPKTGEVFGAPRRLDTIYRTNMQSAYSAGQYQGYMDNIDNRPYWMYDAVGDHRTRPAHSAMDGLVYRYDDPFWTTFYPPNGYNCRCSVIALSERDMRREGKVLSQSGEHNLVETHKVYNKKGDSYPTIAFKAPDGSLHTTDRGFGYNAGRMNYRPNLDQYDRGLAHEFAKAEMNGAEFKAVFKQLSEEFYEVKGRLKIDGKLSNSEKIDIRNKLSRQVKFAAGVLSKQVQQQTGLKRATVWLSDDTLVKQVDSREGQGFTVEKYALLPELIANPIYLYADNSRGKNSYELVGEMDGRLYLIAFKYLESKQEIFLDSFRDMKTEEFKKKLKKKGN, from the coding sequence ATGCCGAAAATTAACTTTGCCCTCGGCTTGCCGCCGGAAAAAGCGATTGAGTGGCTGAAAACCAAGCAGGTCACGGCGGAAAATTACCGCAATCTGACCGATTCGGAAATTGCCAAGGTATACACCATTGCGCGCATGACCGACTTGGATATGCTCAATGACATTAAGCAAAGCATGGTTAAAGCGGTTTCAGACGGCCAATCGTATGCCGATTGGCACAAAGACATTTTGCAGCACCTGCAAAACAAGGGCTGGCTGCACCCCAACGGACACAACGGCCACGACATCATCGACCCTAAAACGGGCGAGGTGTTCGGTGCGCCGCGACGCTTGGATACTATCTACCGCACCAATATGCAGTCGGCTTATAGCGCCGGGCAGTATCAGGGTTATATGGATAATATCGACAACCGGCCTTATTGGATGTATGACGCGGTGGGCGACCACCGCACCCGCCCCGCCCACTCTGCTATGGACGGGTTGGTGTACCGCTATGACGACCCGTTTTGGACAACGTTTTATCCGCCCAACGGATATAACTGCCGCTGCTCGGTGATTGCGCTGAGTGAGCGCGATATGAGGCGTGAAGGTAAAGTGTTGAGCCAATCGGGTGAACATAATTTGGTGGAAACCCATAAGGTTTACAACAAAAAAGGCGACAGCTACCCGACGATTGCCTTTAAAGCACCCGATGGCAGCCTGCACACCACCGACCGTGGTTTCGGCTACAACGCCGGCCGCATGAATTACCGGCCGAATTTAGACCAATACGACCGTGGTCTCGCGCATGAATTTGCCAAAGCGGAAATGAATGGTGCGGAATTTAAAGCGGTGTTTAAACAGCTTTCAGAAGAGTTTTACGAAGTGAAAGGCCGTCTGAAAATTGATGGCAAACTGAGTAATTCAGAGAAAATCGACATCCGCAACAAGCTGTCACGGCAGGTGAAATTTGCAGCAGGTGTGTTAAGTAAGCAAGTACAACAGCAGACAGGTTTGAAACGGGCAACGGTGTGGTTGTCGGACGATACGCTGGTTAAGCAGGTGGATAGTCGAGAGGGACAAGGTTTTACCGTTGAGAAATATGCCTTGTTACCAGAGTTGATAGCAAACCCTATTTATTTATACGCCGACAACAGCAGAGGGAAAAACAGTTATGAGCTGGTTGGAGAAATGGATGGGAGACTTTATTTAATCGCCTTTAAATATCTTGAGAGTAAGCAGGAGATATTTTTAGATTCTTTCAGGGATATGAAAACTGAAGAATTTAAGAAAAAGCTGAAGAAAAAAGGAAACTAG
- a CDS encoding DUF935 domain-containing protein, with amino-acid sequence MAKKDKNQKVQKPVDGLQTDLAQITAAGRVIADHPSNFITPAKMRGLFEDAETGDITAQHELFADIEERDSDIGANMGTRKRALLTLDWRVTPPRNATPKEEAQAQAAFELVDGLAQFEDLVIDLMDAVGHGFAALEIGWTLSDGLYYPTAFTHRPQSWFKWNKNDQLLIKTPNNPMGDPLWPLGWVVHSHKSRSVQQARNGLFRTLAWLYMFKHYAVHDFAEFLELYGMPIRIGKYGAGATENEKRTLLRAVAEIGHNAAGIMPEGMEIELHQAASGTTATSNPFLQMADWCEKSAARLILGQTLTSGADGKSSTNALGTVHNEVRRDLLVSDAKQVAQTITRQIILPWLQINYPNTDPARAPKFEFDTRESEDIKIFADAIPKLVDVGVQIPESWVRDKLVIPEPAEGERVLARPGETNPVNQAALAALSARLPAAAAVGKEQRALDAAIDEALEVPDFNAQLNPIIKQAVAALAACESYEEADAALTALYPQLDNCTLQGYMQNALFLSDLLGQANAEN; translated from the coding sequence ATGGCAAAAAAAGACAAAAATCAAAAAGTGCAAAAGCCTGTTGATGGCTTGCAAACCGACTTGGCGCAAATCACCGCCGCAGGGCGGGTGATTGCCGACCATCCGTCTAACTTTATTACGCCGGCCAAAATGCGCGGGTTGTTTGAGGATGCTGAAACGGGCGACATTACCGCGCAGCACGAGCTGTTTGCCGACATTGAGGAGCGCGACAGCGACATCGGCGCCAATATGGGCACGCGCAAGCGCGCGCTGCTTACTTTGGATTGGCGCGTAACCCCGCCGCGCAACGCCACCCCCAAAGAAGAGGCGCAGGCGCAGGCTGCGTTTGAGTTGGTGGACGGGTTGGCGCAGTTTGAGGATTTGGTTATCGACCTGATGGACGCCGTGGGCCACGGGTTTGCCGCGCTCGAAATAGGCTGGACGCTTTCAGACGGCCTGTATTATCCGACTGCATTTACCCACCGCCCGCAAAGCTGGTTTAAGTGGAATAAAAACGACCAACTGCTCATCAAAACACCAAACAACCCGATGGGCGATCCGCTGTGGCCGTTGGGCTGGGTGGTGCACAGCCATAAATCGCGCAGCGTGCAGCAGGCGCGTAACGGCTTATTCCGCACGCTGGCATGGCTGTATATGTTTAAGCATTATGCCGTGCATGACTTTGCCGAGTTTTTGGAGCTATACGGTATGCCGATCCGTATCGGTAAATACGGCGCAGGGGCGACGGAAAATGAAAAACGCACGCTGCTGAGGGCGGTGGCGGAAATCGGCCACAACGCCGCCGGCATTATGCCGGAGGGAATGGAAATCGAACTGCACCAAGCGGCATCGGGCACCACCGCCACCAGCAACCCGTTTTTGCAGATGGCCGACTGGTGCGAAAAATCGGCGGCGCGCCTGATTTTGGGGCAGACGCTTACCAGCGGGGCGGACGGCAAAAGCAGCACCAATGCGCTGGGCACCGTGCACAACGAGGTACGGCGCGATTTGCTGGTGTCCGACGCCAAGCAGGTGGCGCAAACCATCACGCGTCAGATTATCCTGCCCTGGCTGCAAATCAACTACCCCAACACCGACCCCGCGCGTGCACCTAAGTTTGAGTTTGATACCCGCGAATCTGAGGACATCAAAATCTTTGCCGACGCGATACCCAAACTGGTTGATGTGGGCGTGCAAATCCCCGAGAGCTGGGTGCGTGATAAGCTGGTTATTCCCGAGCCTGCCGAGGGCGAGCGGGTGCTGGCGCGCCCTGGGGAAACCAATCCCGTTAATCAGGCTGCTTTGGCGGCGTTGTCCGCCCGCCTGCCTGCCGCGGCTGCGGTTGGTAAAGAGCAACGGGCGCTAGATGCCGCCATCGACGAGGCGCTGGAGGTACCGGACTTTAATGCGCAACTCAACCCGATTATCAAACAGGCGGTGGCGGCATTGGCGGCGTGCGAAAGCTACGAGGAGGCCGACGCGGCGCTGACGGCGCTCTATCCGCAGCTCGACAACTGCACCTTGCAAGGCTATATGCAAAATGCTTTGTTTTTGAGTGATTTATTGGGGCAGGCCAATGCCGAAAATTAA